From the Plasmodium brasilianum strain Bolivian I chromosome 7, whole genome shotgun sequence genome, the window TGTGTAACTGTAGggcttatatttattacttttatatgcataagtGCAGAAAGAATGTGTGATGAGCttgaatttctttttctttttttatctgAAAAAGCATTATAACATACAAGAATTATTACATAGCGTTATGTTAATACATCATGCTGACTTAAATGTGGACCCTATGCAATACATACTTTTCAgaattttacaatatattgaaatgataaaaagtaaaatttaacTGCTATTTGAACTGAAGAaacttcttcttttttttactattcaGAAGGTATTGCAGTTTGGTCTGTATTcctttgttaaaaatatatagtaaataatttttcgtatgaacaagtcataaaaaaaaaaaaaaaaaaaaaaaagaaattggCTAATACATGGGGAGAAAGGAATAAATTAAGAggtattttgaaaaaattaaagaaaaaaaaaaaattcaaggaaagagaaatattttaattgcaCTCTAAAGAGTAAATCATAGTTTAGTAAGCTAAATGTAAACAGGAAAATAGaggttttaaaaaaaaagaataaggaaaatattcgtacaaaaaaatgttaattttgATTTTAATTCTCAaggatataatttataaatggtgagaaaaaaaaaaaaaaaaggaaaaagaaaataaaataaaagaaatgaaatacagtaaaatataataaaataaagcatgACTAAATAAAAACACGTACGACGCAAAAACAGGCAAAAACAAACATgcaaaaactaaaaaaaaaaaaaaaaaaggaaaaaaggcaATGAGTTCAGTAAAATGGCGTATCAAACGtgaataattaattaagATGGAAAGGGGCTGATGGAAGAATTTATAACAGCAATGCGTCTAAAGTGCAATTGCTTGAGTGCTCAAAGTGGAGAAGCAAGACGTAGAGaatttacacatatacatatatatacatatatgtatatacttacatGGCCTCGTATAcctttacatatatacacgtatgaCTGTAACCAAATGACGGCGCCTACTCCTTTACCCAATTACGCATGGATTAACCGCTAACCGTAGAACGATAAAATATTACTCGAATTTACAATGTCCTGTTTTCCtgttttcaaatttttcagGAGAAATAGTTTATCGTTTTCTtcgaaaaatagaaaatattcgGCGTGCAAAGCGTTagctttttttaaagcttTAGATAGATTTAGATTATTTTGCAATAAGGCGTAAACTTTAAGGTTGTTCCTTCGTAGTTCATGTAAAATTTCGTAGTATTCTTTATGTGCATGTTCATGTATATTTTCTTGTGCgatataaggaaaaaaggacacgatgtttatatttttttgtaaattgtTGAACTCATCAGTATCGCAGTCATTGATGTTTCTGCTTCTGCTTCTGCTTCTGCTGCCCGTGTTCTTCTGCTTGTTGTTCTTGTTGAAAAGTATTTCAGTTATTACTACATCACCCATTCCAAAGCCTACAGCTGGTATTTGCCGCTTGTTCAATGAAAAATCGTAACGACCACCTCCGCATATTGCTCTATACTTTTTAGGCTTGTAAAAAACTTCGAAGATgactttattataataatccAACCCTCTTACTGTTGTTAAATCTATTTGAAAAAAGGAgtgaaaattaatttttcttaaataagATAAAACGCTTTTCAAATCAGTTAAGATGGATGTATTAAAGTTAAGGAACAATTCAAGATTATTATATGACTGTATATTTTGAAGAACtgttgtaaaaatatttacttcgTTTTCCATTAAAtaaggaatatatttttttagtaataatttaaaagcaTATTTGGACACCTTATGGTATTTATCaagtatatgtaatattctCTTATGTGTTTCATGTTGTATATagttataagaaaaattgcttaatgaatttttaaaaatcttacatataatatattttataattcttttatcattaatttttatgactATGTCCTTTTCTGTTAATTTAacatgatgaaaaaaatatatcagtATAGTGAATAGTTCGATCTCTGCATTAATATTATCTATACCTAATATGTCAACATTCCATTGGTAATGCTCTCTTTTTCTACAAGATGATGTTTGTTCATATCTGAAGCATTGTCCCACTGTGCACATTTTATGTACcttttgaaaattatgtactaaatatttctttttatttaaattatcaaaattggtactactactactactgctactgctactactactactactgctactgctactactactactactgcagATTGTACTACTCTTATTGCTATCTGGTTTGGCCATGATATTACATACATGGTTACGTACGTGGTTACTTCCATTTATCGTATTTCCCTCTTCTTCCCTTTCCTTTTCTGTTATGAACCcatcttttaaaaacaaGTAGTTAATTAGCTGTGGTGTGATTTCTGGGCGCAGTATTAAAtgccttttatttttaacaaaatcaTAAGCCTCATTGATATTActcttttgaaaaattttataattttctaataCTGGCAAATCATATAAACTAAATGAAAAGCTCTCTGATAATTCtttccatattttaaataaatattctctTCTTTTGTAATTCTTGGGGTTAAATTCTCTTATACCCTTTACACTGTATACTACGATTTTTCGACTTGCTCGAAAAtggaaattaatttttttttttaatacgttatggtataaaaaaagaaatcttTTCTTTTGATCGGTGCCTCTACATGAGCTACGAACTTTTAAAAACACTGCAATAAGGTACAGGATTTTCAAAAGCATATTTTATGGTTATAGACATGGGGGCAGGGGTggtacacacatacatacatacatacatacataatacatacataatacatacatacatatatgtgtgcatatatgtacatacgtagGTACgtgtgtatttatgtattcaaATATTCAAGTATTCATGCACTTATGCAATTACGGGAAGCAACTCGTGAAGcagtttttcatttttataatccCATTTAAGGAGCTATTTCAGCATTTCAGTGGtactaatttattaaatgtatactACCAGGTATAACTCATTTTAAATTTCGAACCTTCAAGAATTCAAGAATGGTATagcataatataaaatggtaCACGTGCTAAGAAAATTTGTAATGCATCGTACTGTAATGGACTGAAGTGTAATGAACTGTATTATATGTTCGTACTTTCTTCTTCATATGTTCTTTGTTTGTGCATTGTTATGAACAGGAGCTATACGAAACTCTTGAATTTATTCACCATGCCTTTAAGTTTTTACTTGGTtgttcctttctttttttaaacatcAGTCGTATCGCCTACCTTTCTGAGTATTCTTtgttttctttgttttttttttctttttctttttctttttctttttctttttctttttctttttctttttcttttttttttttttttttttttttttttttttttttttttttttttttttttgttgtttccTTCCATATGAAGTATACCAAAGTGGGCCTTCATTTTTTGAGCGAGTTTGAAGAGAATTTATTTCAAGAGGAAAGGCAGttaaaaattgcaaaatatTGCACAAATTGCACAAATTGCACAAATTGAACAAAATTGTAGAAATTTACGCATTTTGTGATACACAATATTAGGGTTTAGGAGCAAGTGTAATATGTAAGTTCCCTGTATtcagtgaaaaaaaaaaaaaaaaaacacaagCGTCCATGTTTGAAATAGAGGGAAGAAGTAGCAATTTTAGTGAAAGGGGAAAAAGGTTAATCCCGTGAATGTTATTTGCAAATATTACATGACCCATTCAGGAAAAACATTACTTTTACCGAGAAATCGCATGACTCGTTCAGGTAAAACATTACTTTTACCGAGAAATCGCACGAGCGGCTTGGTAAATATGCGAATGTACGAAGAAAACATATGCATGTGCGCGAAAATGCAAATGCAAAcgcaaatataaatttttgaaaaaattgtttattttcaaaaaaggaaaaatggttgttttttatttggaCGATCTGGAAGTATTTTTCCCTTATGATTACATATATCCTGAACAGTATGCATacatgaaatatttaaaaaaaacgttAGACAGTGAAGGGCACTGTGTTTTGGAAATGCCAACGGGTACAGGAAAAACAGTGGCTATTTTTTCCCTCATAACATCTTAccaatattacaaaaatgatgaaggcaaatttattttttgcactCGAACTGTTGCTGAAATGGAAAAATCCCTCATAGAGTTGAAGAAAGTTATAATGTACAGAATTAATATAATCAAGAAGAGAAATGAGAAGAAGTGCAATGCAGATGGGGTACCAGAAAGGAAGTTGAACAGTAGTGAATGTGCAAAGGAGTCAAATTGTATACTGTATACAAATCAGTCTGATGGCATGCCAAGTACGGATCAACCAGATGGTATGATGCATACACAACAACAGGGCGAAGTCAAAAGTTTGAATAACAACTTAGCTGCTAATGAAAAGTTCGGTAAGAACAGCGAAATTTTAGCCATTGGAATAAGTGCTAGGAGATGTATGTGTGTTAATGAGAAggttttattaaaacatgAAAGGGAGAAAATTGATGAAGAATGCCGTAAATTGACAGCTACATTtgtaagagaaaaaaagtatatcaATCGGAGGATTGATCAGGTTGGTCAGGCTGATCAGGTTTACCTGACTGACGTGGACAATATGGCTGCCCAAATTGACCGGACTGATTCAACGAATCGAGGGGGT encodes:
- a CDS encoding histidine--tRNA ligase, yielding MLLKILYLIAVFLKVRSSCRGTDQKKRFLFLYHNVLKKKINFHFRASRKIVVYSVKGIREFNPKNYKRREYLFKIWKELSESFSFSLYDLPVLENYKIFQKSNINEAYDFVKNKRHLILRPEITPQLINYLFLKDGFITEKEREEEGNTINGSNHVRNHVCNIMAKPDSNKSSTICSSSSSSSSSSSSSSSSSSSSSTNFDNLNKKKYLVHNFQKVHKMCTVGQCFRYEQTSSCRKREHYQWNVDILGIDNINAEIELFTILIYFFHHVKLTEKDIVIKINDKRIIKYIICKIFKNSLSNFSYNYIQHETHKRILHILDKYHKVSKYAFKLLLKKYIPYLMENEVNIFTTVLQNIQSYNNLELFLNFNTSILTDLKSVLSYLRKINFHSFFQIDLTTVRGLDYYNKVIFEVFYKPKKYRAICGGGRYDFSLNKRQIPAVGFGMGDVVITEILFNKNNKQKNTGSRSRSRSRNINDCDTDEFNNLQKNINIVSFFPYIAQENIHEHAHKEYYEILHELRRNNLKVYALLQNNLNLSKALKKANALHAEYFLFFEENDKLFLLKNLKTGKQDIVNSSNILSFYG